One Dictyoglomus thermophilum H-6-12 DNA window includes the following coding sequences:
- a CDS encoding ABC transporter substrate-binding protein — translation MKKKSILFGVLTVILFFLMIANLGAQTKKVRLSIIDVAGNLQLTKPAIEAFKKANPDLIEDIEYLKATAPELPAKIKAQQMAGNITTTMVLTGYDAMASGLEMDLWENIYPTYKQYFPNLESRYLPGAKAAFDLFKGYGIVVTYCPGGPMFTYNPEKVKKVPQTAEELLEWAKQNPGKFMYARPANSGPGRAFLQGLPYILGDKNPKDPKTWDKTWAYLKELDKYIDYYPTGTAITFRELAEGTRWIIASHLGWDMNQRILGVIPSNFKGFFLKNTTWVTDAHFMCMPKGLDEARKKATLQLMAWLLRAEMQALTYDDGYFYPGPAIKGVPLSSAPKETQDKIKAAMRPEYEKAIKEFPSTTQLGAKELVEAFDMWDRMIGAKVK, via the coding sequence ATGAAAAAGAAAAGTATTCTTTTTGGGGTCCTTACAGTTATTCTTTTCTTTTTAATGATCGCCAATTTAGGAGCTCAGACAAAAAAGGTAAGACTTAGTATTATAGATGTAGCAGGTAATTTGCAATTAACAAAACCAGCTATTGAGGCTTTTAAAAAGGCAAATCCTGATTTAATTGAAGATATAGAGTATTTAAAGGCTACGGCTCCAGAACTTCCAGCTAAGATAAAAGCACAGCAAATGGCAGGGAATATTACAACTACGATGGTACTTACAGGATATGATGCTATGGCTTCTGGTCTTGAAATGGATCTTTGGGAGAATATTTATCCTACTTATAAACAATATTTTCCCAATTTAGAAAGTAGGTATTTACCAGGAGCAAAAGCTGCATTTGATCTTTTTAAGGGGTATGGAATAGTAGTTACATATTGTCCTGGTGGTCCAATGTTTACCTATAACCCTGAAAAGGTTAAAAAGGTTCCACAAACAGCTGAGGAGCTCCTGGAGTGGGCAAAACAGAATCCAGGAAAGTTTATGTATGCAAGACCTGCCAATTCTGGACCTGGAAGGGCTTTCTTACAAGGTTTACCTTATATTCTTGGAGATAAGAATCCCAAGGATCCTAAAACCTGGGATAAGACATGGGCATATCTAAAAGAGCTTGATAAATATATAGATTATTATCCTACAGGAACAGCAATAACCTTCAGAGAGTTAGCAGAAGGTACAAGATGGATTATAGCAAGCCATCTTGGTTGGGACATGAACCAGAGAATTTTAGGGGTAATACCTTCTAATTTTAAAGGCTTTTTCTTAAAGAATACGACTTGGGTGACAGATGCCCACTTTATGTGTATGCCTAAGGGACTTGATGAGGCAAGAAAGAAAGCTACTTTACAGCTTATGGCGTGGCTTTTAAGAGCAGAAATGCAAGCTTTAACCTATGATGATGGTTATTTCTATCCTGGACCTGCCATTAAGGGTGTACCATTAAGCAGTGCTCCAAAGGAAACTCAAGATAAGATAAAAGCAGCAATGAGGCCTGAATATGAAAAAGCAATAAAGGAATTTCCATCTACCACACAGCTTGGAGCAAAAGAACTTGTAGAAGCTTTTGATATGTGGGATAGAATGATAGGGGCAAAAGTTAAGTAA